One stretch of Rhodohalobacter mucosus DNA includes these proteins:
- a CDS encoding TonB-dependent receptor: MAYILGFIMLFMGGSQAPDSGNDPLHEILQHLEQQTGYRFLYKDALVANKTGYLTYSENWQSELLDELEKWDLSAKIDSSRKQVIIYASQRNPVSVSAISGEIIDKLSGEQLPFATVALISNSGTQSITQSDQHGRYRIPVPEGEEEFTVRVSYIGYDSYELNMNRNSIDSTGQIHIRLSPSAYEISEIVVTGSGSGKSDGSVYRGMLEAGSFSAAGEANAVRMLSVLPSVNSGTSLSDGAHIRGSNSDALNVLLDGSVIYNRSHLFGLIDSFNSDIIRTGNFYYDVAPAKYHAPPGGVLSLVTKSGSLHSYGGGLGLSSTVVKGSLEGPIRRGQSSFMIAARHSIIDQVNIFGLDDMIAWGLDTDRPSSLSDDIDRLEDRISRPLDSSAQFFDFHGKVFIENSEGSRWALSGYAGGDRTSQQTERLVRTGFNSPGNRFDLSEFLTKNTWGNRSFNISNYRNTGFNNSFLHFQGGYSYYYTEMLKEDFVYQRPSLNEGQQLLFVDNFENESELNHVYVSGEFNSGMFTGGVSLNFFDSAYLENSLGRQDFFQGSGPFMPEVYVDLTTDESKSHTIQGGVRVQYYSDGDYLNLSPRVKLSLFRNNRISAAVGFSRNYQYLYKLSIYNLSAADIWITAVPEQPPTLSDLLSGGVYVDMWSGAKFQAEAYFKWQQNIRYHEINIQNLDTSFENQPWFSDNDGYASGLELLFSQRFGKAAFTQSYTWSVSQMRNERLNSGEWFYTEWDRTHQFKTLFQFTPAAGLDLHLSWTYLSGAPDRLTLFEDTPERLGDYIRTDLSISYSAELSGAGVVLRANMYNLTGRNNPWYREWVPVVTTEAGRTQLRPVQADIYDLGFQPSFTAKINF; this comes from the coding sequence ATGGCGTATATTTTAGGCTTCATAATGCTATTTATGGGTGGCTCGCAAGCACCTGACAGCGGAAATGATCCGCTTCATGAGATTTTACAACACCTTGAACAGCAAACGGGATACCGGTTTTTATATAAAGATGCATTGGTTGCCAATAAGACCGGGTACCTCACATATTCCGAGAATTGGCAGTCTGAACTTTTGGATGAGCTTGAGAAGTGGGATCTGAGCGCTAAAATAGACTCCAGCCGAAAACAGGTTATTATTTATGCATCACAACGCAACCCTGTATCGGTTTCAGCAATATCAGGCGAAATTATCGATAAACTGTCGGGTGAACAGCTTCCTTTCGCTACGGTTGCCCTGATTTCAAATTCAGGAACGCAGAGCATAACTCAGTCGGATCAGCACGGCAGATACCGCATTCCTGTTCCTGAAGGGGAAGAAGAGTTTACAGTCCGCGTTTCGTATATCGGATACGATTCGTATGAGCTGAATATGAATCGTAATTCAATTGACAGCACCGGGCAAATTCACATCCGTCTTTCGCCTTCAGCCTACGAAATCTCTGAAATAGTTGTAACGGGTTCCGGAAGCGGCAAGAGTGACGGATCCGTCTACAGAGGGATGCTTGAAGCGGGTTCATTCAGTGCTGCGGGAGAGGCGAATGCGGTTAGAATGCTGTCGGTTCTCCCGTCCGTGAACAGCGGTACATCTCTCTCCGATGGGGCGCATATCAGGGGCAGTAATTCGGACGCGCTGAATGTGCTGCTTGACGGTTCGGTAATCTACAACCGATCTCATCTCTTTGGTTTGATAGACAGCTTCAACTCCGACATCATCCGCACGGGTAACTTTTATTATGATGTTGCACCTGCCAAATACCATGCACCGCCCGGAGGTGTGTTATCGCTGGTTACAAAGTCAGGTTCGCTTCACTCTTACGGTGGAGGCCTTGGATTAAGCAGTACGGTAGTAAAAGGGAGTTTGGAAGGGCCGATCCGAAGGGGGCAATCAAGCTTTATGATTGCTGCGCGACACTCTATTATTGATCAGGTGAATATCTTTGGACTTGACGACATGATAGCGTGGGGCCTTGATACAGACCGCCCTTCCTCTTTGTCGGACGATATTGACAGACTGGAAGATAGAATCAGTCGTCCCCTTGATTCTTCGGCACAGTTTTTTGATTTCCACGGGAAGGTATTTATTGAAAATTCTGAAGGCAGCCGCTGGGCTTTAAGCGGATATGCAGGCGGAGACCGTACTTCACAGCAAACGGAGCGTCTGGTTAGAACCGGGTTCAACAGTCCGGGAAATCGCTTTGATCTGAGCGAGTTTCTCACTAAAAACACCTGGGGTAACCGGTCGTTCAACATTTCAAATTACCGAAACACGGGGTTCAACAACTCGTTTTTACATTTTCAGGGAGGATACAGCTACTACTATACGGAGATGCTGAAAGAAGACTTTGTGTATCAGCGTCCTTCGCTGAACGAAGGCCAGCAACTCTTGTTTGTGGATAATTTTGAAAATGAAAGTGAGCTCAATCATGTCTATGTATCCGGTGAATTCAATTCCGGAATGTTTACAGGCGGAGTATCATTGAACTTTTTTGATTCAGCTTATCTGGAAAACTCACTGGGCCGTCAGGATTTCTTTCAGGGCTCCGGCCCTTTCATGCCCGAAGTTTACGTTGACCTTACAACCGATGAATCAAAATCACACACTATTCAGGGAGGAGTAAGGGTACAATATTACAGTGACGGTGACTACCTGAATCTGTCACCCCGGGTTAAGCTATCGCTATTTCGGAATAACCGCATTTCGGCGGCAGTCGGATTTAGCCGCAACTACCAGTACCTCTATAAACTTTCCATTTATAATTTATCTGCGGCAGACATATGGATTACAGCTGTTCCCGAACAGCCTCCAACCCTGAGTGACCTGTTGTCGGGAGGAGTTTATGTTGACATGTGGAGTGGTGCAAAGTTTCAGGCAGAAGCATATTTCAAGTGGCAGCAAAATATCAGGTATCACGAAATTAATATTCAGAACCTGGACACATCGTTTGAAAATCAGCCCTGGTTCAGCGATAACGACGGATATGCAAGCGGATTGGAACTATTATTCAGTCAGCGATTTGGAAAAGCAGCGTTCACACAGTCGTACACCTGGTCCGTTTCACAAATGAGAAACGAACGGCTGAATAGTGGCGAGTGGTTTTATACGGAATGGGACCGCACACACCAATTCAAAACTCTTTTTCAGTTTACGCCAGCAGCAGGGCTCGACCTGCACCTGAGCTGGACATATCTGAGCGGTGCACCGGACAGGCTTACACTTTTTGAGGATACACCGGAACGGCTTGGCGACTATATCAGAACGGACCTGTCCATTAGCTACAGCGCTGAATTGTCGGGTGCTGGAGTGGTATTAAGAGCGAATATGTATAACCTTACCGGCAGAAATAATCCCTGGTACAGAGAATGGGTGCCTGTGGTAACAACGGAGGCGGGAAGAACACAGCTGCGACCGGTTCAGGCCGATATCTACGACCTGGGTTTCCAGCCTTCATTTACGGCTAAAATAAATTTTTAA
- a CDS encoding SpoIIE family protein phosphatase: MSKLPVKDELQSRFEMKTVLDTSRMLIESKSSDFVLSNLLLIIMGKLLTTRAAVLLYDPVKDQYRIEKSKGIHPPEHIDINLNPDQKECSLLYYKDHRDELPALAENMEGAVFFPLRTSNHHIGFLYLGGKPGNQPYTGRELEFVESLCIISSVAIANTQLFEELRRTNRKLDQRIHELNTLFDLSKEFNLLTDRNKITNIFKFALLGQLFVRTFFLIYKTPDKIAVLGLSGLKKTPERDEFESIFNECPTDIFVPDETFLDEHPMIRDNQIANLIGITIQGEKVAVIGIGKRVNGEPFAETDFNFLKSLANLAIVSIQKTYLLEERIDKERMEEELSIAKSIQRGLLPDPIPEISGVDLAARNTSSREVGGDYYDVATTPDGNTIIAIADVTGKGVPAALLMANLQSMLHVLLPVDISLAEATERINNLIHRNTPSDKFITFFWGKYIHEKNIFSYVNAGHNPPLLLRRDSDEFEELSDGGLLLGAMETMMPYDQVEVSLEEGDLIVCYTDGVNEAMNPAQDEEYGEERLMSCIRENRDYPSEEILNRIEMDVKEFSNDILFDDLTLVIIKLR, encoded by the coding sequence GTGAGTAAACTGCCCGTAAAGGATGAGTTGCAAAGCCGTTTTGAAATGAAAACGGTTCTTGATACCAGCCGGATGCTTATAGAGTCGAAAAGCAGTGATTTTGTACTGAGTAATTTGCTTCTCATTATCATGGGCAAGCTCTTAACCACCCGCGCTGCGGTCTTGCTTTACGATCCGGTTAAAGACCAGTACAGAATTGAAAAATCCAAGGGTATTCACCCCCCCGAGCACATTGACATCAATCTGAATCCTGATCAGAAAGAGTGTTCCCTTCTCTACTATAAAGATCACCGGGATGAACTACCCGCACTTGCAGAAAATATGGAAGGAGCGGTCTTCTTTCCCCTTCGTACAAGCAATCATCATATTGGCTTTTTGTACCTGGGTGGCAAACCCGGCAACCAGCCCTATACAGGTAGGGAGCTGGAGTTTGTTGAAAGCCTGTGTATTATTTCATCTGTGGCTATTGCCAATACACAGCTTTTTGAAGAACTGCGGAGAACAAACCGAAAACTCGATCAGAGAATTCATGAACTGAACACACTGTTCGATCTTTCCAAGGAATTCAACCTGCTTACTGACAGAAACAAGATCACCAATATCTTCAAATTTGCCCTGCTGGGTCAGCTTTTTGTCAGAACTTTCTTCCTTATCTACAAAACACCGGATAAAATAGCCGTGCTGGGCCTGAGCGGACTAAAGAAAACACCGGAAAGGGATGAGTTTGAATCCATTTTTAATGAGTGCCCCACGGATATTTTTGTGCCTGACGAAACCTTTCTGGATGAACATCCCATGATCCGGGACAACCAGATCGCCAACCTGATTGGAATAACCATACAGGGTGAAAAGGTTGCGGTAATCGGAATCGGTAAACGGGTGAACGGTGAGCCTTTCGCTGAAACAGATTTTAATTTCCTGAAATCGCTTGCCAATCTGGCTATTGTCTCCATTCAGAAAACATATCTCCTTGAAGAACGAATCGACAAAGAGAGAATGGAAGAGGAACTCTCCATTGCCAAGTCTATCCAGCGCGGGCTGCTTCCCGACCCGATTCCGGAAATCAGCGGTGTTGACCTTGCCGCCCGCAATACCTCGTCAAGAGAAGTGGGCGGCGACTACTACGACGTGGCAACCACACCCGACGGCAACACGATAATTGCTATTGCCGATGTAACGGGCAAGGGGGTGCCGGCTGCCCTTTTAATGGCAAATCTGCAGTCCATGCTTCATGTGCTTTTGCCCGTTGATATTTCACTGGCAGAAGCCACTGAGCGAATCAACAATTTGATTCACAGAAATACCCCCAGTGATAAATTCATTACTTTTTTCTGGGGCAAGTATATTCATGAGAAAAATATTTTCAGCTATGTAAACGCGGGCCACAACCCGCCCCTGCTGCTCAGACGAGACTCCGATGAGTTTGAAGAGCTGAGTGATGGAGGCCTGCTTTTAGGCGCAATGGAAACAATGATGCCCTACGATCAGGTTGAGGTGTCTCTTGAGGAAGGGGATTTGATCGTTTGTTATACTGACGGTGTCAACGAGGCTATGAACCCGGCGCAGGATGAAGAGTATGGCGAAGAACGGCTAATGAGCTGCATCAGGGAAAATCGGGATTATCCATCCGAAGAGATCCTGAATCGCATTGAGATGGATGTTAAAGAGTTTTCCAATGACATCCTTTTTGATGATCTGACGCTTGTGATCATCAAATTACGGTAG
- a CDS encoding FecR family protein: protein MANNDTYQPEPEDISLARSLNRLIESGEPVSSDQVSLFNALETYKSTIQLRHEAKADSDLWDSIENQIETDTKQSGTTATLFTIRSPYLKIAAAFLVALLISLLYLSLPDSEPEFLATSGANQTRVVLDDGSVVTLRPHSRLKTEESTDAQVTYRIDGEAYFDVTSDASRTFSVVAEEGRVDVLGTRFTVSTWSSDVRVFLEEGRVRFSDSGTGESVTLDPGEYSVLEPGGPATPISGNPETFTGWINNVINLDERTLSDIAEELSHHYDVELVIPDTAASESLSGSIQLDDLNQVLDDLELTLGGEFERISENRYRFRANP from the coding sequence ATGGCAAACAACGACACATATCAACCTGAACCTGAAGACATTAGCCTGGCACGTTCATTAAACCGGCTGATTGAGTCTGGAGAGCCGGTAAGCTCTGACCAGGTTTCGTTGTTTAATGCACTGGAAACATACAAGAGTACAATACAGCTGCGACACGAAGCCAAAGCTGATTCAGATTTGTGGGATTCGATAGAAAATCAGATCGAAACCGATACAAAGCAATCCGGCACAACGGCAACTCTTTTTACAATTCGCAGTCCGTATCTGAAAATAGCCGCCGCATTTCTCGTTGCACTGCTCATATCGCTGCTCTATCTCTCGCTTCCCGATTCTGAACCGGAGTTTCTTGCAACAAGCGGTGCGAACCAAACCCGCGTGGTTCTGGATGATGGATCTGTGGTTACCCTGCGGCCGCATTCAAGATTAAAAACCGAGGAATCAACGGATGCACAGGTTACTTATCGAATTGACGGAGAAGCTTATTTTGACGTTACAAGTGATGCAAGCAGAACATTTTCGGTAGTAGCTGAAGAAGGAAGGGTAGATGTGCTGGGAACAAGGTTTACGGTAAGTACCTGGAGCAGTGATGTAAGGGTATTTCTGGAAGAGGGGCGTGTTCGGTTTTCAGATTCCGGGACCGGCGAATCGGTTACACTCGATCCCGGTGAATACTCTGTTTTAGAACCCGGCGGGCCTGCGACACCTATATCAGGCAACCCCGAAACATTCACAGGCTGGATAAACAACGTGATTAATCTTGATGAACGAACATTGAGCGACATAGCCGAGGAGCTGAGCCACCATTATGATGTTGAGCTCGTGATACCGGACACTGCAGCATCTGAAAGCCTCAGTGGTTCAATTCAGCTGGATGATCTCAACCAGGTGCTGGATGATCTGGAGCTTACCCTTGGGGGAGAATTCGAACGTATCTCGGAAAACAGATATCGTTTCAGGGCAAATCCATAA
- a CDS encoding ABC transporter ATP-binding protein, with translation MLLEVRNIEKSFEKGVPVVKGVSFSVHENEIFALLGPSGCGKTTTLRMISGFERLDRGEVKLDGITLSSENTQVAPQKRGIGFVFQDYALFPHMSALDNVAFGLTDLPKFKRRVFAEEVLCRTGMGDYKDRNPAELSGGQQQRVALARAIAPEPKLVLLDEPFSNLDAMLRDTTRKEVRSILKRAGMSAILVTHDQEEALSFADRIAVMNDGKIEQIGTPEEVYYKPKTKFVAQFLGRTNLFEADVENSDMIDTKLGSLRLNCRANGPVVCSIRPEHLTIEKPNGAAEGCSKGVIVGREFKGHDITYYVECSGERYIVHTDNRILFEPDDEVVVKPLEPAVVLD, from the coding sequence ATGCTGCTTGAAGTCCGAAATATTGAGAAATCATTTGAAAAGGGTGTGCCTGTTGTAAAAGGAGTCTCTTTTTCCGTACATGAGAATGAAATATTTGCTCTGTTAGGTCCGAGCGGATGCGGTAAAACCACAACACTGAGGATGATTTCAGGTTTTGAAAGGCTTGACAGGGGTGAGGTAAAACTGGATGGAATAACGTTGTCGTCAGAAAACACACAGGTTGCACCACAAAAACGAGGTATAGGCTTTGTTTTTCAGGATTATGCCCTGTTTCCGCATATGTCGGCACTTGATAATGTTGCATTCGGCTTAACAGACCTGCCAAAATTCAAGAGAAGAGTCTTTGCGGAAGAAGTACTCTGCAGAACCGGTATGGGGGATTATAAAGACAGGAATCCCGCAGAACTGTCAGGCGGCCAGCAGCAGCGGGTAGCACTGGCACGCGCTATCGCACCTGAACCCAAGCTGGTTTTACTTGATGAACCTTTTTCAAACCTGGATGCAATGCTCAGGGATACCACGCGAAAGGAAGTACGCTCCATACTTAAAAGAGCCGGAATGAGCGCGATACTGGTTACCCACGACCAGGAGGAGGCTCTCTCCTTTGCCGACCGCATTGCCGTTATGAATGATGGAAAAATTGAGCAGATCGGCACGCCTGAAGAGGTTTATTACAAACCCAAAACAAAGTTTGTGGCACAGTTTCTGGGCCGTACCAATCTTTTTGAAGCCGATGTTGAAAACTCAGACATGATTGATACCAAACTGGGGTCCCTGCGTCTGAACTGCAGGGCAAACGGGCCCGTTGTTTGTTCTATCAGGCCGGAGCACCTTACTATCGAGAAACCCAACGGTGCCGCTGAGGGCTGCAGCAAAGGTGTTATTGTGGGTAGAGAATTCAAAGGCCACGACATAACATACTACGTGGAGTGTTCAGGCGAGCGGTATATCGTACATACGGATAACAGAATCCTTTTTGAGCCTGATGACGAAGTGGTTGTTAAGCCGCTTGAACCGGCTGTTGTCCTGGATTGA
- a CDS encoding STAS domain-containing protein, giving the protein MKNFKISHRTTSGYDILELEGELDAHTASQLEDALRQLINEDKANIIVNCRELDYIASAGLGVFMAYIEDVRGTGGDIKLTNMNEKVYSVFDLLGFPTLYDILEDERDAIEKFSSEA; this is encoded by the coding sequence ATGAAAAACTTTAAAATAAGCCACCGTACAACATCCGGCTACGACATTCTGGAACTGGAGGGAGAACTGGATGCTCATACAGCTTCACAACTTGAAGATGCTCTTCGCCAGCTCATTAATGAGGATAAGGCAAATATTATCGTAAACTGCAGAGAACTTGACTATATCGCCAGTGCAGGTCTTGGAGTATTTATGGCCTATATAGAGGATGTAAGAGGTACCGGCGGCGATATTAAACTCACCAACATGAATGAGAAAGTGTACAGCGTATTTGATCTGCTGGGATTTCCAACACTGTATGATATTCTTGAAGATGAGCGCGATGCGATAGAAAAATTTTCTTCTGAGGCATAG
- a CDS encoding SPOR domain-containing protein yields MKTALAYVLTATFAILSLYGCGPSDEELREQERARQQAVQDSLQLVYQAQMEEMRQDSIEQARQDSIAEAEARPRFEHSETGTFAVQVQSWRSRDKAESQVALWRERGFENAFVTEYGDPDTGNVWYRVRLGRFETEEMAENVRTVIREEHQADSWISRVG; encoded by the coding sequence ATGAAAACTGCGTTAGCGTATGTTTTAACCGCCACTTTTGCCATTCTCAGCCTGTATGGCTGCGGACCCAGTGATGAAGAGCTTCGTGAACAGGAAAGAGCCAGACAGCAGGCTGTACAAGACTCCCTGCAATTGGTATATCAGGCTCAAATGGAGGAGATGAGACAGGACAGCATTGAGCAGGCACGGCAGGACAGCATTGCTGAAGCCGAAGCCAGGCCGAGGTTCGAACACTCCGAAACAGGCACCTTTGCCGTACAGGTACAGTCCTGGAGATCCAGGGATAAAGCAGAATCACAGGTCGCTTTATGGCGTGAACGAGGGTTTGAAAATGCGTTTGTCACCGAATACGGCGATCCCGACACAGGGAATGTTTGGTATCGCGTGCGCCTGGGACGATTTGAAACCGAAGAGATGGCTGAAAATGTACGCACTGTAATCAGGGAAGAGCATCAGGCCGACTCATGGATCTCACGCGTAGGCTGA
- a CDS encoding transglycosylase SLT domain-containing protein produces the protein MILDRKKIKEKRTGFTLPLIFSALLISGCTVADQETETVAEADQKLLSVTEPVQRDFAEISRSGVLRMITHYSSNTYFLNQGIEVGFEYELVKEFARENDLALEVVIIGDDENPYDLLNSGEGDVIAANYTITPERREWVNFTRPYNLVDQLLVFSSSVQAYPGTLEELSGSGIPVSVRRNSSYYSTLTRIIEERGLDIEIDLIPDVMDTETTLVQVAEGEYLATVADDNMFDATNRYMEGLFAGPVISRNDTIAWAIRKNAPDLESRMNRFLYKHFRFTEDRERPRRSTFLNVLRKKYFGESRQVAEYYNPDWQFQSLGIISPYDDMVKAVADSMELDWLLLTAMIAQESSFNPESKSWAGAVGLMQVMPRFVEVEYDRLYDPMVNIREGARILKEHMMHYSYMDSTNMIAMALATYNVGLGHMADARRLAIDQNKNPNEWENVADALLKLMQRRYYQNARFGFARGIEPVQYVKEIMNRYRTYEAVIALAENRQQSGISGVFGTSMSRLP, from the coding sequence ATGATTCTTGACAGAAAAAAAATAAAAGAGAAGAGAACGGGATTTACGCTGCCGCTTATTTTTTCAGCCTTATTGATTAGCGGCTGTACTGTGGCCGACCAGGAAACCGAGACCGTAGCCGAAGCCGATCAGAAATTACTCTCCGTAACAGAGCCCGTTCAGCGCGATTTTGCTGAAATCAGCCGAAGCGGCGTGCTGCGGATGATTACCCACTATTCATCAAATACCTATTTTCTGAACCAGGGTATTGAAGTGGGATTCGAGTACGAGCTTGTAAAGGAGTTCGCCCGTGAAAATGATCTTGCACTTGAAGTGGTCATTATTGGAGATGATGAAAATCCATATGATCTGCTAAACAGCGGTGAAGGCGATGTAATTGCCGCCAACTATACAATTACGCCTGAGAGAAGAGAATGGGTCAACTTTACACGGCCCTATAACCTGGTTGATCAGCTGCTTGTTTTCTCATCCTCCGTACAGGCTTATCCCGGAACGCTTGAAGAGCTGTCCGGTTCGGGAATACCCGTTTCTGTACGCCGGAACAGCTCCTACTACTCTACACTCACACGGATTATTGAAGAAAGAGGCCTCGACATTGAGATTGATCTGATTCCGGACGTGATGGACACCGAAACAACCCTGGTTCAGGTGGCCGAGGGTGAGTACCTGGCAACTGTGGCGGATGACAATATGTTCGATGCAACCAATCGCTATATGGAGGGTCTTTTTGCAGGACCGGTAATCTCCAGAAACGATACAATAGCATGGGCAATCAGAAAAAATGCACCCGATCTTGAATCCAGAATGAATCGGTTTCTCTACAAGCATTTCAGGTTTACGGAAGACCGGGAGCGTCCGCGCCGATCTACGTTTTTAAATGTACTCAGAAAAAAATACTTCGGTGAAAGCCGACAGGTGGCAGAATATTATAATCCCGACTGGCAGTTCCAGAGTCTTGGAATTATTTCACCGTATGATGATATGGTAAAAGCAGTTGCAGATTCCATGGAACTCGACTGGCTTTTGTTAACTGCCATGATTGCACAGGAGTCGAGTTTTAATCCGGAAAGTAAGAGCTGGGCCGGCGCCGTGGGCCTTATGCAGGTCATGCCAAGATTTGTAGAAGTGGAGTACGATCGGCTTTACGATCCGATGGTCAATATCCGTGAGGGGGCCAGAATCCTGAAAGAGCACATGATGCACTACTCATATATGGACAGTACCAATATGATCGCCATGGCGCTGGCAACATATAATGTGGGGCTTGGTCATATGGCAGATGCCAGAAGGCTGGCTATCGACCAGAACAAAAATCCCAATGAATGGGAAAATGTGGCAGATGCGCTGCTGAAACTGATGCAGAGAAGATACTATCAGAATGCGCGATTCGGTTTTGCCCGCGGAATTGAACCGGTTCAATACGTAAAGGAGATCATGAACCGCTACAGAACGTATGAAGCTGTGATCGCACTTGCCGAAAACCGGCAGCAGAGCGGCATATCAGGAGTTTTCGGCACAAGCATGTCGAGACTACCGTAA
- a CDS encoding ATP-binding protein: MKKTATYHITVGASTRNLSVVREFVTEHTKAEGFSDTVVSDVCLAVDEAYTNIIKHAYKFDPTKKVEVDLEFDPEKVCVCLTDTGKSFDKSSYTVPDIPKQIKNKKRGGMGVFLIQKLMDRVDYKTRDSENEIKMYKKRETES; this comes from the coding sequence TTGAAAAAGACTGCTACATACCATATTACGGTTGGCGCCTCAACCAGAAACTTGTCTGTTGTGCGCGAATTCGTAACAGAACATACCAAAGCAGAAGGTTTTTCTGACACGGTTGTGAGTGATGTGTGTCTTGCTGTTGATGAAGCCTATACCAACATTATCAAACACGCCTATAAATTTGACCCCACCAAGAAAGTTGAGGTCGACCTGGAGTTTGACCCTGAAAAAGTTTGTGTTTGCCTTACCGATACCGGAAAAAGCTTTGACAAATCGAGCTATACTGTACCGGATATCCCAAAACAGATCAAGAATAAGAAAAGAGGAGGAATGGGGGTCTTTTTAATTCAGAAACTGATGGACCGCGTGGATTACAAAACGCGCGATAGTGAGAATGAAATAAAAATGTACAAAAAAAGAGAAACTGAATCGTGA
- a CDS encoding RNA polymerase sigma factor, whose product MITEILFFLALSVQPDDDTIRLFERIRTGDKKAFKEFYDKNQSALFSFLLSKGLDRGTAEDLIQQAFLIIWEKRKQIDPKKSLRSYLFTTAYNRMLNHFRDRKDTEPEYAYELPSEGVNPEEKAIQSEAIRQMHTVLSEMPERRRSVFEFCYLQGFTHKETAEAMEVSVKTVENHMALALKDLRKALKNFS is encoded by the coding sequence ATGATAACCGAAATCCTGTTCTTTCTGGCCCTGTCTGTTCAACCGGATGATGACACCATTCGTCTCTTTGAGCGTATACGCACAGGTGATAAGAAGGCGTTTAAAGAGTTCTACGACAAAAATCAGTCTGCGCTATTCTCGTTTCTGCTATCTAAGGGTCTGGATCGCGGTACTGCTGAAGACCTGATCCAGCAGGCTTTTTTAATAATTTGGGAAAAAAGAAAACAGATTGACCCTAAAAAATCATTGAGATCCTATCTTTTTACCACCGCATACAACCGGATGCTTAACCATTTCAGGGATCGCAAGGATACAGAGCCCGAATATGCTTATGAACTGCCGTCCGAAGGCGTAAATCCCGAAGAAAAGGCGATTCAAAGTGAAGCCATTCGACAAATGCATACTGTGCTGTCCGAAATGCCTGAGAGAAGGCGAAGCGTTTTTGAATTCTGTTATCTCCAGGGATTTACACACAAGGAAACAGCCGAGGCAATGGAGGTTTCCGTAAAGACGGTTGAAAACCATATGGCACTTGCTTTAAAGGACCTCAGGAAGGCTTTAAAAAATTTTTCGTGA
- a CDS encoding outer membrane beta-barrel protein, translated as MKKYLYGIFLLGLMVSVTDTASAQWSLGASYEVRNEVPENGFGVRVEKSFLNSIPLIDLNLRAHFSFFNDESSITADNQTFSGDIQAYDYGTAVTAGVNIAMLKPYVGLGIGSEQFDFDTDNAASSFDESNFYVNGFGGLELTLLPLINPFIEYRISNLSGAEDVNYDNVGRVAFGINLRF; from the coding sequence ATGAAGAAATATCTCTACGGAATATTCCTGCTTGGTTTGATGGTATCGGTAACCGATACAGCCTCGGCTCAGTGGAGTTTAGGGGCAAGCTACGAAGTCAGAAATGAAGTCCCTGAAAATGGATTCGGAGTGCGGGTGGAGAAAAGTTTTTTAAACTCTATTCCCCTTATTGATCTCAATCTGAGAGCGCATTTCAGTTTTTTTAATGATGAGAGTTCGATAACAGCGGATAATCAGACATTTTCCGGTGATATCCAGGCTTATGACTACGGAACAGCCGTAACGGCAGGTGTAAATATTGCAATGCTGAAGCCCTATGTAGGGCTTGGGATTGGCTCAGAGCAGTTTGATTTTGACACCGATAATGCAGCTTCCAGTTTTGACGAGAGCAATTTTTACGTAAATGGTTTTGGGGGACTTGAGCTCACTCTTCTCCCTCTTATTAATCCATTTATCGAATACCGGATATCAAACCTGAGCGGTGCTGAGGACGTAAATTATGACAATGTGGGCAGGGTTGCCTTTGGCATCAATCTCAGGTTCTAA